A DNA window from Nitrospiria bacterium contains the following coding sequences:
- a CDS encoding NAD(P)/FAD-dependent oxidoreductase yields MNQRSRTSDPIETADVVIVGGGTGGLLLALILGRGGRRVTIVERQPKLQSIARGELLQPNGLRILDRLGLLDSLKILPSHVAHQFNFFRIGGRKLCTVDYRSLPPPWNFTLITQPHHLLGLLLEQLEQTGRVRLLTGTDFETLLFQNKTIIGIRAIQNGRPIELRTSFVVGSDGSYSKVRQAMGVRFRLHAYREGYLTLVVPRPPGFSNDARYYVGRGEILGMFPVSDTELYLFYMIPAAARETIRQRGLDSLISAISMIDLALTPSLRSVTSWDQVGYMPCVRVRAERWTADGVALIGDAAHAMNPHVAQGRNQAMEDAVVLAEVIQNGFASGAYREPRLDRYELERRPPVERLQRMGDELTLLWNTALPPLAWFRDRIFEGMARHSEVRERVVKSISGLEIRPMGIFDRLRVFLP; encoded by the coding sequence ATGAATCAACGCTCTCGGACGTCCGATCCAATCGAAACAGCCGATGTCGTCATTGTCGGCGGAGGAACGGGCGGTCTTCTGTTGGCCCTGATTCTCGGTCGCGGGGGTCGACGCGTGACCATCGTCGAACGCCAACCCAAGCTCCAATCGATTGCGCGGGGGGAACTGCTTCAGCCAAACGGCCTTCGTATCCTGGATCGGCTCGGACTGTTGGATAGCCTCAAAATCCTTCCGTCCCATGTGGCCCACCAATTTAACTTCTTCCGCATCGGCGGTCGGAAGCTCTGCACCGTTGATTACCGGTCCCTCCCTCCCCCCTGGAATTTTACCCTGATCACACAGCCGCACCACTTGCTCGGCCTTCTTTTAGAACAACTCGAACAGACCGGTCGTGTCCGTCTCTTGACCGGAACCGACTTCGAAACGCTGTTGTTTCAGAATAAGACGATCATTGGAATCCGGGCCATTCAGAACGGCCGCCCCATTGAACTCCGCACATCGTTCGTCGTGGGCTCCGACGGCTCCTATTCCAAGGTTCGACAGGCGATGGGGGTCCGATTCCGTCTGCATGCGTATCGAGAAGGTTACCTCACCCTGGTTGTTCCGCGCCCGCCGGGATTTTCGAACGATGCACGGTACTATGTCGGTCGCGGCGAGATCCTGGGGATGTTTCCTGTTTCGGATACCGAGTTGTACCTTTTCTACATGATCCCGGCCGCTGCCAGGGAAACGATAAGGCAGCGCGGGCTTGACTCATTGATCTCGGCGATCTCAATGATCGATCTTGCGCTCACCCCGTCCCTCCGGTCCGTCACGTCTTGGGATCAGGTGGGGTACATGCCCTGCGTCCGGGTCCGGGCGGAGCGCTGGACCGCCGATGGCGTGGCCCTCATAGGGGACGCTGCTCACGCCATGAATCCTCACGTGGCCCAGGGTCGCAATCAGGCCATGGAGGATGCGGTTGTCCTCGCCGAGGTCATCCAGAACGGCTTTGCTTCCGGAGCATACCGGGAACCACGATTGGACCGTTATGAACTGGAACGACGGCCCCCTGTCGAGCGACTTCAGCGCATGGGGGATGAGCTGACCCTGTTGTGGAACACCGCCCTGCCCCCGCTCGCCTGGTTCCGGGATCGGATCTTCGAGGGGATGGCGCGCCATTCAGAGGTGCGGGAAAGGGTGGTAAAGTCGATCTCGGGCCTGGAGATCCGGCCGATGGGAATCTTCGACCGCCTGCGCGTTTTTTTGCCGTAA
- a CDS encoding TetR family transcriptional regulator C-terminal domain-containing protein → MANKGEVTKQKVLKTARELFYLNGYNNTSIDDILKASKIKKGNLYFHFSSKEALGYAVIDSYLAEEAELIDRILAGPGRPMERIYRLFDSSRQHLSKQGCRGGCPIGNFALEMSDIHNGFRKKINEVFDAWCDRLERLLREAKQNGELPPSIDPKALACFMVAVWEGGVMLVKTRKDPRILGDCIKSLKAIVEACVPGPVRQAGDRQVYRV, encoded by the coding sequence ATGGCGAACAAAGGCGAGGTCACAAAACAAAAGGTCCTCAAAACTGCCCGGGAGTTGTTCTACCTCAATGGGTACAACAACACCAGTATCGACGATATTTTAAAGGCCAGCAAGATCAAGAAAGGGAATTTGTATTTCCATTTCAGCAGCAAGGAAGCGCTCGGATACGCGGTGATCGATAGTTACCTGGCCGAAGAGGCCGAATTGATTGACCGGATCCTGGCCGGACCGGGCCGCCCGATGGAACGGATTTACCGGCTGTTCGATTCATCCAGGCAGCATCTGAGCAAACAAGGCTGCCGCGGCGGCTGCCCTATTGGGAATTTTGCACTCGAAATGTCGGATATCCACAACGGCTTTCGGAAGAAGATCAATGAGGTCTTCGACGCCTGGTGCGATCGCCTCGAGCGACTCCTCCGGGAAGCAAAACAGAACGGCGAACTGCCCCCGTCCATCGATCCGAAGGCTTTGGCGTGTTTTATGGTCGCCGTTTGGGAAGGCGGCGTTATGCTGGTGAAGACTCGAAAAGACCCGCGAATCTTGGGCGACTGCATTAAAAGTTTGAAGGCCATCGTCGAGGCCTGTGTGCCCGGACCCGTCCGACAGGCGGGGGACCGGCAGGTTTACCGGGTCTGA
- a CDS encoding DUF1802 family protein: MQRNNRFALKEWAIILRALAEGRQVLLLRKGGLIENTARFKVEHTEFFIYPTYLHQQRRGIIPAWRKYLDQILAAPPPKGEVHLTHYAVVQQMFKITEPERIKTLSAFHVLNEHEVRKRFFYGQAPGLNLVLLRVFQLAESFRIPVQPSYAGCRSWVDLGQEIPTSRCRPVLGDDTFAMKARRIAARLNPSHQPS, encoded by the coding sequence ATGCAACGCAATAACCGCTTTGCGCTGAAAGAATGGGCCATCATCCTCAGGGCGTTGGCGGAAGGACGACAAGTCCTGCTGCTGCGCAAGGGCGGTCTCATTGAAAACACTGCTCGATTCAAGGTCGAGCATACCGAATTCTTTATCTATCCGACCTACCTTCATCAACAGCGTAGAGGAATTATTCCGGCTTGGAGGAAGTATTTAGACCAAATCCTAGCGGCCCCACCGCCGAAAGGGGAGGTTCACCTGACCCACTATGCCGTCGTGCAGCAGATGTTCAAGATCACCGAACCGGAACGAATTAAAACGCTGTCCGCCTTCCATGTGCTCAACGAGCATGAAGTCCGAAAGCGGTTTTTCTACGGCCAGGCCCCGGGACTTAATCTCGTTCTCCTGCGTGTCTTTCAACTGGCCGAGTCATTCCGGATACCGGTCCAACCCTCTTACGCCGGCTGTCGGTCGTGGGTCGATCTCGGGCAGGAAATTCCCACGTCCCGATGCCGCCCCGTTCTCGGTGATGACACTTTTGCCATGAAAGCCCGCCGCATTGCCGCGCGCCTCAACCCATCCCACCAGCCTTCCTGA